A stretch of the Salvia splendens isolate huo1 unplaced genomic scaffold, SspV2 ctg1124, whole genome shotgun sequence genome encodes the following:
- the LOC121788715 gene encoding dirigent protein 22-like, producing MASSYTCTLFILNFILLSLSTISSFEDDFVETLVATRTEKTTHLHFYFQDRPGGRNPTAVQIIARKGLGFGTTYMIDDALTRSADRGSEIIGRAQGMYSVATRNDLGLLMVVSFCFTQGKYNGSSLSMLGRNHVMDNVREMPIVGGSGLFRFARGYALAHTVWFDVKTGDATVQYNVSVNHF from the coding sequence ATGGCCTCTTCCTATACTTGCACTCTCTTCATCCTCAACTTCATACTTCTCTCACTCTCAACCATTTCCTCATTCGAGGACGACTTCGTCGAAACCCTAGTTGCGACGCGGACGGAGAAAACTACTCACCTTCACTTCTACTTCCAGGACCGGCCAGGCGGGAGGAATCCGACCGCCGTGCAAATCATCGCTCGCAAAGGGTTGGGGTTCGGAACAACATACATGATCGACGATGCACTCACCCGAAGCGCGGATCGCGGCTCAGAGATCATCGGCCGGGCGCAGGGGATGTACTCGGTGGCGACTCGGAATGATCTGGGTCTGTTGATGGTGGTGAGCTTCTGTTTCACGCAAGGGAAGTACAATGGGAGCAGTTTGAGCATGCTCGGGCGGAACCACGTGATGGACAACGTGAGAGAGATGCCGATCGTAGGCGGGAGCGGGCTGTTTAGGTTTGCAAGAGGGTATGCTTTGGCACATACCGTGTGGTTTGATGTTAAGACAGGAGATGCTACTGTCCAATACAATGTCTCTGTCAATCACTTTTGA